One genomic region from Mangifera indica cultivar Alphonso chromosome 17, CATAS_Mindica_2.1, whole genome shotgun sequence encodes:
- the LOC123200767 gene encoding tetraspanin-8-like yields MFRLSNNLIGILNFITLVISIPIIGAGIWLSKSGATVCEKFLEKPVIILGVFLMLVSLAGLIGACCRVSLLLWLYLFVVFLLIVLLFCFTIFAFVVTNKGAGQVLSNRGYKEYRLGDYSNWLQKRVNSTGNWNKIKSCLADSKVCSSISNKLINDTVEKFYSENLSSIQSGCCKPSNDCGFTYVSPTNWTATSTTSSNPDCKAWSNDITVLCYNCQSCKAGLLDQVKTDWKKVAIVNIVFLIVLIIFYSIGCCAFRNNRRDNTNETYTRLP; encoded by the exons ATGTTTCGTctcagcaataacttgatcggCATTCTCAACTTTATCACTCTCGTCATCTCAATCCCCATCATCGGTGCCGGTATTTGGCTCTCCAAAAGTGGCGCTACAGTGTGCGAGAAGTTCCTCGAAAAGCCGGTGATTATTCTCGGAGTTTTTCTCATGTTGGTCTCCTTGGCCGGTTTGATTGGCGCCTGCTGCAGAGTTTCTTTGCTCCTTTGGCTTTACTTGTTCGTCGTGTTCTTGCTGATTGTGCTGCTTTTTTGCTTCACCATCTTCGCCTTCGTTGTCACCAACAAAGGCGCCGGCCAAGTGTTGTCAAACAGGGGTTATAAAGAGTACAGATTGGGAGATTACTCGAATTGGTTGCAGAAAAGAGTGAATAGCACCGGTAACTGGAACAAGATTAAGAGTTGTTTGGCCGATAGTAAAGTTTGCTCAAGCATTTCCAACAAGTTAATTAATGACACTGTTGAAAAATTCTATTCAGAAAACCTGTCTTCTATTCAG TCTGGTTGTTGTAAGCCATCAAACGATTGTGGATTCACATATGTGAGTCCAACAAATTGGACCGCTACCAGCACAACGTCAAGCAATCCTGACTGTAAAGCGTGGTCGAACGATATAACTGTGTTGTGCTACAACTGCCAGTCATGCAAAGCTGGGCTGCTGGACCAAGTCAAGACTGACTGGAAAAAGGTGGCCATCGTCAACATTGTCTTCCTCATTGTGCTCATCATTTTCTATTCCATTGGATGCTGCGCTTTCAGGAACAACAGGAGGGACAATACCAATGAGACCTATACAAGACTCCCTTGA